From Miscanthus floridulus cultivar M001 chromosome 15, ASM1932011v1, whole genome shotgun sequence, the proteins below share one genomic window:
- the LOC136507767 gene encoding uncharacterized protein, which translates to MARVQCKNGISERQSNGKDAGGGSKATFSNPLMRQVASPSSEIQQSDLGNPSSVSSLSGSEVSSMYDREDMDHYHSLDHLCTPFFTPLPSIMDGDHGVVGNPFKWAAASEVCCDLLKA; encoded by the exons ATGGCAAGAGTGCAGTG taaaaatggtattagtgaaagACAATCCAACGGGAAGGATGCTGGTGGAGGCAGCAAGGCAACGTTCAGCAACCCCCTTATGCGCCAGGTGGCGTCTCCAAGTTCAGAGATCCAGCAGTCAGACCTGGGCAACCCGAGCAGCGTCTCCAGCTTGTCGGGTTCGGAGGTGTCAAGCATGTACGATCGTGAAGACATGGATCACTACCACAGCTTGGATCACCTCTGCACGCCCTTCTTCACCCCGCTCCCGAGCATCATGGACGGCGATCATGGGGTCGTCGGTAACCCCTTCAAGTGGGCAGCAGCCTCTGAAGTCTGCTGCGACCTCCTGAAAGCATGA